The Natronolimnobius baerhuensis DNA segment TGACGGAATCACCGTCAACGCCATCTCGCCGTACGTCGTCGAGAACTCCGACGAATTCCCGGAGGAACTGCCTCGAGACCGTCCTGCGAGTTTCGAGGATCTGATCCAGCCGCTGTATTTCTTCCTCGATCCCGAGGCGAGGTACATTAGCGGCGAAAATATCGAAGTCGACGGCGGCTGGCTGCCCGAGACAGTGTAGGTGAACAACCGCTATCAGTAAGTGCGCTCGAGCGAGACGACATCGGCGTCCGCCGGCCCGCTCCCGTCGAATTCGGCGACGTACGCGTCGAGTTGATCGGGGTCGTCCGCACCCGGCAGTGTGCGCTCGGCCGTGCGACAGGGTTCCTCGACGCCGAGTCGGTCACTGACCAAATCCGCCGTCGCCTCGGCCATCGCGCGGTAGGTTGTCAGTTTGCCGCCGACAATCGAGGCCATGTTCGCGACGCCGTCGCCGTCGTGCTCGAGCAGGAAGAATCCGCGCGAGATCCCGCGTGACTGGCGAGTAGCCTCGTCGGGCGCGTACAGTGGGCGGACACCCCACCACGTTCGGAGCTGTTCGGCGTCGGCGACCGGCGGCAGCATTTCGGCACACTCCTCGCGGACGCGCTCGAGTTCCCACTCGGCCGTATCGTACTCGTCGGGGTCGTCCACGTCGACGCTCGTCGTGCCGAGGACGACTTCGTCCGTGTGCGGGAGGACAATATCGCCGTCGTCGGGGTCGCGACACCGGTTGAGAACCGGCTCGAGGCCGTCGTACGCGACGGAGACCATCACGCCGCGATTTGGCTGCATTGCGACGTCCGCGCCCGCCATCGCGGCAACGCGGCCAGCCCACGCGCCGGCGGCGTTGACGACGAACTGCGGTTCGACGCGCTCGGCCACGTCCCCGCCGAGGTCGACCGCAGCGATTTGGCCATCCTCGAGATGCATGTCTTCGACCGGCGCGTGCGTGAGCACTCGCGCGCCGTGATCCTGCGCGTCCGCAGCGTTCGCGGCGACGAGTCGCGACGGGTAGACGACGCCGTCCGGCACCTCGAGTGCGCGTCTCACTGCCGGCGAGAGATCCGGCACTCGCTCGCGGGCTTCCTCGCCCGTCAGTTCCGTCGTCGGGATTCCGATCTCCTCGCAGGCGTCGCGTTTGGTGTCGAAGTAGTCTGGGTCGTCCCCCTCGAGTTCGACGAACAGGCCGCCGGTGTCGCGAACGCACGCGCCGGCGATGTCGCCGAGAATCCGGCGTTCGCGAAGACACTCCTCGGCACCGTGCCGGTCGCTTTCGGCATACCGCGCGCCGCTGTGGCAGAGGCCGTGGGAACGACTCGAGGTGCCCGCGGCGAGTCCGCCGCGGTCGACGAGGGTTACGTCGAGGCCGCGCAGCGCGAGGTCACGTGCGGTTCCGGCACCCGTCGCCCCGCCGCCGATAACGAGGACATCCGTCTGAATCACCATACGGGAGCCAGGGCCTCGAGCGGAAAACGTCTGTCCCCAAACGTAAAACTGACAGCTGGCGACCGGGGTTGCCTCCGTGAGAGAATCGAACCTGCAGACTCTGGTGAATTACCGTCCTACATCGGGTAGTGACAGTACGAGAGAGTTATAGTAGTTCTGTTTCAAATAAAACGTGTGATTGATTCCTCCACAATAGGGATTATTTTGCTTGGCGCTTCGGCCGTGTTCCTCATCGCTTCTTTCAGAACAGTCTCCAACTACAGAGATATGACAACCATCAAATCGGAACGGAAGGCGACGCTGGAGTCCAATGATGTTGTCTCGGGGCGTGTCGATGTAACCACGCCAGCGTCACTCTCGAGCGAACTACCAGCGCTGGATTCCTCTCGAGAACCGGCGGTTATCGTATGGCGCACACAACGTCCCAGCAACTCCGGGGGACTGAGTACTGTTGATGGCGGAATTGCAACTGGATCGTTCACGATTCAGGACAATGGGAGATACGTACGAGTGACGAGCAACCAATTGGTTGCTGATTCCTCAGGTGTCTTTGATCCATTCAACTCCTCCCACGTGGTAGGGTCTCCAGAGCGAAGCGTCCGACTCACTGATCCGACATCACTTGATCGATTCCTCACCCGACTTGGGATTCTCGGGGAAGATGGGCTACTCGGATGGCAAACCCTTCCACTCAGCGTACGGCGCGCAGGGGAACCGACTCGCTATGAGGAAACATCAATCAATCACGGTGATGAAATCACGATTCACGGTGGTGAACTGATAGAAACATCGGGAGATCCACTGCTACAGCATTCCGATGAAAACCAACTGACAATTATCGACTCAACGCTGGATGAGAAGTTACGAGAATTGAAACTCCTGGCAGGCCAGCAGTTCGTGATCGGAATTCTGTTGATCGCTTTCACTGAGGTCGTCTCGTGGATGCTGTGAGTATCACCTCAATTTGGTCGTCGTGAATCGCGATACGTGTGTCTGTGTGTGTTCACCTACTTCTCAGCACACTTCATGGTGGATCCGACACACATCAGGACGAGTTCACGGAACTCTCGATACATACATCTGTTCGGCCGCGAACGATTTCGTATGAACGAGCCTGGCATCCAGTCGCTGATGGACCAGGAAACGCTCGACGACCGTGTCCGCGCCGGCGAGATGCCCTCGTGGGTCGCTGCCCACTGGCACTCCTTTCAGGACGGCTTGCTCGGCCAGCGAAACGAGACGCCGTTTCCCTGCTTTTTCGGCGCTGAGTCTGTCCACCAGGGCGAGCCGCTCTATACCGCCGTCCCGTCGATGAGCGACGCCGACGCGCTCGTCTCGCTTCGCGACACCATCCTCGAGTATCTCGAGGTCTATTGTGACCACGCCGAGCGTGCGTCCTTGGTCACGTTCTTCAAACCGCCCGAGGAGCCCCTTTCGGAGCAGGCGTATCACGATGCGCTGTGGCACATCCTCCAGACGCTGCATGTCCACGACACCGAACCCTGGCCGGCGGACATTCCAACCAACCCCGATGATTCACGCTGGGAGTTCTGCCTCGGCGGCGAGCCTATGTTTCCGACCTGTCGCGCGCCGTTTTACGACGACCGAAAGAGTCGCTACTGTCCCATCGGCCTCGAGATCACGTT contains these protein-coding regions:
- a CDS encoding FAD-dependent oxidoreductase, whose protein sequence is MVIQTDVLVIGGGATGAGTARDLALRGLDVTLVDRGGLAAGTSSRSHGLCHSGARYAESDRHGAEECLRERRILGDIAGACVRDTGGLFVELEGDDPDYFDTKRDACEEIGIPTTELTGEEARERVPDLSPAVRRALEVPDGVVYPSRLVAANAADAQDHGARVLTHAPVEDMHLEDGQIAAVDLGGDVAERVEPQFVVNAAGAWAGRVAAMAGADVAMQPNRGVMVSVAYDGLEPVLNRCRDPDDGDIVLPHTDEVVLGTTSVDVDDPDEYDTAEWELERVREECAEMLPPVADAEQLRTWWGVRPLYAPDEATRQSRGISRGFFLLEHDGDGVANMASIVGGKLTTYRAMAEATADLVSDRLGVEEPCRTAERTLPGADDPDQLDAYVAEFDGSGPADADVVSLERTY
- a CDS encoding YqcI/YcgG family protein produces the protein MNEPGIQSLMDQETLDDRVRAGEMPSWVAAHWHSFQDGLLGQRNETPFPCFFGAESVHQGEPLYTAVPSMSDADALVSLRDTILEYLEVYCDHAERASLVTFFKPPEEPLSEQAYHDALWHILQTLHVHDTEPWPADIPTNPDDSRWEFCLGGEPMFPTCRAPFYDDRKSRYCPIGLEITFQPRTLFESLSVTADTEAGQHARDVIQDRLTEYDGVCPHADLGDWGVEGDREWIQYMLSADETQAPETCPITVTREHPKPAARLS